One window of the Xiphias gladius isolate SHS-SW01 ecotype Sanya breed wild chromosome 11, ASM1685928v1, whole genome shotgun sequence genome contains the following:
- the nsmce4a gene encoding non-structural maintenance of chromosomes element 4 homolog A, producing the protein MKRARGSSDEEGPRQNGPAGRRRGDQQQSNGGDDDSALGPADLQDDDNDPGLRREIRSKYRDLINSVQQNREDMLSPANNKLTEVLEQANKLFKDVRQAREAALDAQLLVVATDLGKEKASQLFAEGTAFDPATFAEHLLSFMGLNRLEDGEEEQNGGAVDGYLPQDAWHRVARRAECCFRTAPSFHYMMGSFHAEPPPPKQRIERQRKESSKEAKRIMPTQLKKMEQSHQEATEKEVERILGYLKSYYQDDPTSPISYYEFVIDPNSFSRTVENIFHTSFLIRDGLARMYLDNAKLPYIAPVEEGEVEAGGSYSRKQCIISISPKMWKELIDAFDIRDTMIQPPNTENE; encoded by the exons ATGAAGAGAGCCAGGGGCAGCAGTGACGAGGAGGGTCCCCGGCAGAACGGCCCTGCCGGCCGCAGGAGGGGAGACCAACAGCAAAGCAATGGGGGCGACGACGACTCTGCCCTCGGCCCGGCTGACCTGCAAGACGACGACAATGACCCGGGCCTCAGGAGAGAGATACGGAGCAAGTACAGAGACCTCATCAACTCGGTGCAAC agaacagagaagaCATGCTGAGTCCTGCCAACAACAAACTCACAGAAGTTTTAGAACAGGCAAACAAGCTTTTTAAAGATG TTCGGCAGGCGAGGGAAGCAGCTCTGGATGCCCAGCTCCTTGTTGTGGCCACAGACCTGGGAAAGGAGAAAGCCAGCCAACTGTTTGCTGAGGGCACCGCTTTCGATCCCGCCACTTTTGCTGAGCATCTT TTGTCCTTCATGGGTCTCAACCGACTAGAAGACGGGGAGGAAGAGCAGAATGGAGGTGCGGTTGATGGCTACCTGCCCCAGGACGCCTGGCACAGAGTGGCCAGGAGAGCAGAGTGCTGTTTCAGGACAGCACCCTCCTTCCATTACAT GATGGGCTCATTCCATGCGGAGCCGCCTCCTCCAAAGCAAAGGATAGAACGGCAAAGGAAAGAATCCAGCAAGGAAGCCAAAAGGATAATGCCCACTCAG CTGAAGAAAATGGAACAGTCCCATCAAGAAGCAACGGAGAAAGAGGTGGAAAGGATCCTAGGATACCTGAAGAGTTATTACCAAGATGATC CAACATCACCAATATCGTATTACGAGTTTGTCATCGACCCCAACTCGTTTTCCCGGACAGTAGAGAACATTTTCCACACGTCTTTTCTAATCAGG GATGGTTTGGCACGGATGTATCTGGATAATGCCAAATTGCCTTATATAG CCCCTgtagaggagggggaggtggaaGCTGGAGGATCATACAGCCGGAAACAGTGCATCATCTCTATCAGCCCAAAGATGTGGAAG GAGCTCATAGATGCCTTCGACATCAGAGACACAATGATTCAGCCTCCAAACACAGAGAATGAGTGA
- the LOC120796299 gene encoding coiled-coil domain-containing protein 177 yields MAEPRSIAPVLRLDLNNFDLAEAETSPYVLTSPRSLDSCARLGIRPVKLLIKSLNEFIAEQSDVPFEAVRVMHESYEKERMKLLQLCREERKRIIQAAEDGWPGTNRVSGPEAAPVPNLKDLSTQRQKTVSIPYAELCFKEKPVRTSPCSAAGNKDPDRSTVCSFSLGDLGRSTAAEMKLQRLTQDIEKEMSVTVSERDRKIAALMLVKHQEEQARLKLCQQEEQEREEARRQQEAQRAQEEKKRRKKLKRSMQRWHEELEARRRLRECQEKEKAGQLEREVLLQEDRWRRLKEEVDAQRREKIESAQKEAEGRKRYQEKLLGEKREVEKREREKERQVAVEREQKARRSKVLQEKKERKRLQEENHRELLRHILLTQQAEQQVEEGEAQMRSTFEKKLQNSCEKRAQVVGARLRELRERAAREEEQIHRAQLRAKLQTIQQLSHKQILVQLSQRRMERAALHASAQHRNRAQQTHQRNKHRRLCHQRLRERMQREEEAMRKARESYISMKEWRRERLRRQREQILGEAQTLARASFHMRERVRQQTHSRTFDQMALEAQLTASMSHMKL; encoded by the coding sequence ATGGCCGAGCCGAGGTCCATCGCTCCTGTGCTTCGTTTGGACCTGAACAACTTTGACTTGGCCGAAGCGGAGACGAGTCCGTACGTTTTAACCAGCCCCCGCTCACTGGACTCCTGTGCAAGGCTCGGCATCCGACCTGTTAAACTTCTGATTAAATCACTAAACGAGTTCATTGCTGAACAGAGCGACGTGCCCTTTGAGGCGGTGAGGGTTATGCACGAATCCTACGAAAAGGAGAGAATGAAGCTTCTACAACTGTGccgagaggagaggaagaggattaTCCAGGCGGCTGAAGACGGGTGGCCAGGCACTAACAGAGTCTCAGGCCCGGAAGCGGCGCCTGTCCCCAACCTGAAGGATCTCTCAACGCAGAGGCAGAAAACGGTGTCCATCCCATATGCAGAGCTGTGCTTTAAAGAGAAACCTGTCCGCACGTCCCCCTGTTCTGCTGCTGGTAACAAAGACCCAGACCGGAGCACAGTCTGCAGCTTCAGTCTGGGAGACCTCGGACGCTCCACGGCTGCTGAGATGAAACTGCAGAGGCTCACCCAGGACATCGAAAAGGAGATGAGTGTCACAGTGTCCGAGAGAGACCGCAAGATAGCAGCTCTGATGCTGGTGAAGCACCAGGAGGAGCAGGCTCGCCTGAAGCTCTGTCAGCAGGAGGAACAGGAACGAGAGGAGGCCCGTAGGCAGCAGGAGGCTCAACGGGctcaggaagagaaaaagaggaggaagaaactGAAGAGGAGTATGCAACGCTGGCACGAGGAGCTGGAGGCCCGCAGGAGGCTGAGGGAGTgtcaggagaaagagaaagcggGACAACTCGAACGGGAGGTACTGCTGCAAGAAGACCGCTGGAGGAGGCTGAAAGAGGAGGTGGACGCGCAACGCAGAGAAAAGATAGAGTCTGcacagaaagaggcagaggggCGCAAACGCTACCAGGAGAAGCTGCTGGGAGAGAAGCGAGAGGTTGAGAAAAGGGAacgagagaaggagagacaggtAGCAGTGGAGAGGGAGCAGAAGGCCAGGAGGAGCAAAGTGTTgcaggagaagaaggagaggaagaggctgCAGGAGGAAAATCACAGGGAGCTGCTAAGACACATCCTGCTGACACAGCAGGCAGAGCAGCAGGTGGAGGAAGGGGAGGCACAGATGAGGAGCACCTTTGAGAAGAAGCTGCAGAACTCCTGTGAGAAACGCGCCCAGGTTGTAGGGGCACGGCTGAGGGAGCTGCGCGAGCGGGCGGCCCGGGAGGAGGAGCAGATTCACAGAGCGCAGCTGAGGGCCAAGCTGCAGACCATCCAGCAGCTCTCACACAAACAGATCCTGGTCCAACTGAGCCAGCGTCGCATGGAGAGAGCCGCCTTGCACGCCTCGGCACAGCACAGGAACAGAGCTCAGCAGACACATCAACGCAACAAGCACAGGAGGCTCTGCCACCAGAGGCTCAGAGAGAGGAtgcaaagagaggaggaggcaatGAGGAAGGCCAGAGAGAGCTACATCTCCATGAaggagtggaggagggagaggctgCGGAGACAGCGAGAGCAAATCCTGGGGGAGGCGCAGACGCTGGCTCGGGCCTCCTTTCACatgagggagagagtgagacagcAGACGCACAGTCGAACCTTTGATCAGATGGCTCTTGAGGCTCAGCTGACCGCCTCCATGAGCCACATGAAACTATGA